Proteins encoded by one window of Pigmentiphaga litoralis:
- a CDS encoding SDR family NAD(P)-dependent oxidoreductase, which produces MTPITLITGGSRGLGRNMALHIARQGGDVILTYQSRDADALAVVAEIESLGRKAVALQLDSGEVASFAGFVDRVRSALADTWQRDTFNHLVNNAGHGDMGLIAETTEAQFDRLFDVHVKGVFFLTQALLPLLADGGRIVNLSTGLTRFAFPGFGAYAAAKGAVEVLSLYMAKELGSRGIGVNTVAPGAIETDFGGGAVRDNADLNAQFAGMTALGRVGVPDDIGAMVASLLTENNRWINAQRIEVSGGQNL; this is translated from the coding sequence ATGACCCCCATCACCCTCATTACCGGCGGCAGCCGCGGCCTGGGCCGCAACATGGCGCTGCACATTGCCCGCCAGGGCGGCGACGTCATCCTTACCTACCAGAGCCGCGACGCCGACGCACTTGCCGTGGTGGCCGAGATCGAATCCCTCGGCCGCAAGGCCGTGGCGCTGCAACTGGACAGCGGCGAGGTGGCGTCCTTCGCAGGCTTTGTCGACCGTGTGCGCTCGGCATTGGCCGATACCTGGCAGCGGGATACCTTCAACCACCTGGTGAACAACGCCGGCCACGGCGACATGGGACTGATCGCGGAGACGACCGAAGCCCAGTTCGACCGGCTGTTCGACGTGCATGTGAAGGGGGTGTTCTTCCTGACGCAGGCCCTGCTGCCGCTGCTGGCGGACGGTGGCCGCATCGTGAACCTGTCCACCGGACTGACCCGGTTCGCGTTTCCCGGCTTTGGCGCCTATGCGGCCGCGAAAGGCGCGGTCGAGGTGCTGAGCCTGTATATGGCCAAGGAACTGGGCAGTCGCGGCATCGGCGTCAACACCGTGGCGCCGGGTGCGATCGAGACCGATTTTGGCGGCGGCGCGGTGCGCGATAACGCCGACCTGAACGCCCAGTTTGCCGGGATGACAGCACTAGGCCGGGTCGGCGTGCCGGACGATATCGGGGCGATGGTCGCCAGCCTGTTGACGGAAAACAATCGCTGGATCAACGCGCAACGGATCGAGGTGTCTGGCGGGCAGAACCTCTGA
- a CDS encoding CitMHS family transporter, with the protein MLTFLGFAMVVTFMTLIMTKRLSPLVALIIVPIAFALLGGFYAEVGGYMLDGIRKIAPTGVLLMFAILYFGLMLDAGLFDPLINGMLKLVRGDPLKVVIGTAILALGVSLDGDGSTTYMITVSAMLPLYRKLGLRPLVMACVIMLSSGVMNILPWGGPTSRAAAVLHLDVGDVFVPMIPAMIVGAIGVILISVWMGLRERARIGRIDYVGDKAGTGAMAMAGAGAAGAFPGGSGATVARPPVDDDASRNTEEDALQSETEAAKRPKLIWVNAVLTVGLMIALIYGVLPLPVLFMIGFAIALLINYPGMKAQRDRIASHADSVLAVVAVIFAAGIFTGILAGTGMIEAMAKSALALLPPALGPYLAPITAVLSLPFTFFLSNDAFYYGVVPIIAQVAGNYGISPVEIARASLVGQPVHLLSPLVPSTYLLVALAGVEFGDHQKFTIKWGILICALMLVAGLVFGIFPLIGG; encoded by the coding sequence ATGTTGACATTCCTCGGTTTTGCGATGGTGGTGACGTTCATGACGCTCATCATGACCAAGCGCCTGTCGCCTTTGGTCGCGCTCATCATCGTCCCCATCGCATTCGCGCTGCTCGGCGGTTTCTACGCCGAAGTGGGCGGCTACATGCTTGATGGCATCCGCAAGATCGCGCCCACCGGCGTGCTGCTGATGTTCGCCATTCTGTACTTCGGCCTGATGCTGGATGCCGGCCTGTTCGATCCGCTCATCAACGGCATGTTGAAGCTTGTACGCGGCGATCCGCTCAAGGTCGTGATCGGTACCGCCATTCTGGCGCTGGGCGTCTCGCTCGACGGCGACGGGTCCACCACGTACATGATCACGGTGTCGGCCATGCTGCCGCTGTATCGCAAGCTGGGGCTGCGGCCGCTGGTGATGGCCTGCGTGATCATGCTGTCCAGCGGCGTGATGAACATTCTGCCCTGGGGTGGCCCGACGTCGCGTGCCGCGGCCGTGCTGCATCTGGATGTGGGCGACGTATTCGTGCCGATGATCCCGGCCATGATCGTCGGCGCCATTGGCGTGATCCTGATTTCTGTCTGGATGGGCCTGCGCGAACGTGCGCGGATCGGCCGTATCGACTACGTTGGCGACAAGGCCGGCACGGGCGCGATGGCCATGGCCGGCGCCGGTGCAGCGGGTGCTTTCCCCGGCGGGTCGGGCGCCACGGTGGCCCGTCCGCCTGTGGATGACGACGCCAGCCGCAACACCGAAGAAGACGCCCTGCAATCGGAAACCGAAGCCGCCAAGCGCCCCAAGCTGATCTGGGTCAACGCCGTGCTGACGGTGGGCCTGATGATCGCGCTGATCTACGGCGTGCTGCCGCTGCCCGTGCTGTTCATGATCGGTTTCGCCATCGCCCTGCTGATCAACTATCCGGGCATGAAGGCCCAGCGCGACCGTATCGCCTCGCATGCCGACAGCGTGCTGGCCGTGGTGGCCGTGATCTTCGCCGCCGGCATCTTTACCGGCATCCTGGCCGGCACCGGCATGATCGAAGCCATGGCCAAGAGCGCGCTGGCGCTGCTGCCGCCGGCGCTTGGCCCTTACCTGGCGCCGATCACCGCCGTGCTCAGCCTGCCATTCACGTTCTTTTTGTCGAACGACGCTTTCTACTATGGCGTGGTGCCGATCATTGCGCAGGTGGCCGGCAACTATGGCATTTCGCCGGTCGAGATCGCCCGCGCGTCACTGGTGGGCCAGCCGGTCCACCTGCTGAGCCCGCTGGTGCCGTCGACCTACCTGCTGGTGGCCCTGGCCGGCGTCGAATTCGGCGACCACCAGAAGTTCACCATCAAGTGGGGCATCCTGATCTGCGCGCTGATGCTGGTGGCAGGCCTGGTGTTCGGGATCTTCCCGCTGATCGGCGGCTGA
- a CDS encoding HIT family protein — protein MSASPSTPGCPLCHPATHPVIWSDDRCYVIRVDEPDYPGFTRVIWRDHVAEMTDLSPADRAHVMERVWTVEQTQRDILAPDKINLAAFGNMVPHVHWHVIPRWRDDRHFPDPFWAPPRIAPGTETTAYVAHRELTVSLLPRYITELVQRLDALPHN, from the coding sequence ATGTCCGCTTCCCCTTCGACGCCCGGTTGTCCGCTGTGCCATCCCGCTACCCACCCCGTCATCTGGTCCGATGACCGGTGTTATGTCATCCGGGTCGACGAACCTGACTACCCCGGGTTCACGCGCGTCATCTGGCGCGACCACGTCGCCGAGATGACGGATCTTTCGCCAGCGGATCGCGCCCATGTCATGGAGCGGGTCTGGACCGTCGAGCAGACGCAGCGGGACATCCTTGCACCCGACAAGATCAACCTGGCGGCATTCGGCAATATGGTGCCGCACGTGCATTGGCATGTGATCCCGCGCTGGCGCGACGACCGGCACTTTCCCGATCCCTTCTGGGCGCCGCCGCGTATCGCCCCCGGTACCGAAACGACGGCCTACGTCGCCCATCGTGAGCTTACCGTGAGCCTTCTTCCGCGATATATCACCGAATTGGTGCAAAGGCTGGATGCGTTGCCCCACAACTAG
- a CDS encoding flagellar brake protein, giving the protein MTDTTALPLVPERLTSEGLEDYRISQPLEIQTLLNQMADQNVLVALTTPGGASYTTTVWDVDRAKRVVRLGADLVDPQLERILSSNEVFAVGFLEQVKIQFEVHGLMRVKGEGSTQVLTCTFPQQLYRFQRRSNFRVRPLHTPPPVARFRVGPAADPIELRVIDVSVTGVALLMPEGAAKLGAGSEVVSVDIELDADTYFTTNLRVMHVSPLKNEQPGGRLGCEMDGLDGTAMRSLQRFIDQTQKRRRSMAWTDI; this is encoded by the coding sequence ATGACAGACACGACTGCGTTGCCGCTGGTGCCCGAACGATTGACGAGCGAGGGCCTCGAGGACTACCGGATCTCGCAGCCGCTGGAAATCCAGACCCTGCTGAACCAGATGGCCGACCAGAACGTGCTGGTGGCGCTGACCACGCCGGGGGGCGCCAGCTACACCACCACGGTCTGGGACGTGGATCGCGCCAAACGCGTGGTGCGCCTGGGGGCCGACCTGGTCGACCCCCAGCTCGAACGCATCCTGTCGTCCAACGAAGTGTTCGCCGTCGGCTTCCTGGAACAGGTCAAGATCCAGTTTGAAGTGCATGGGTTGATGCGCGTCAAGGGCGAAGGCAGCACGCAGGTGCTGACCTGCACCTTCCCGCAGCAGCTGTATCGTTTCCAGCGCCGTTCCAACTTCCGTGTCCGCCCGCTGCACACGCCGCCACCCGTGGCGCGCTTTCGTGTCGGCCCGGCTGCCGACCCGATCGAACTGCGGGTGATCGATGTCAGCGTGACAGGGGTCGCGTTGCTGATGCCCGAAGGCGCCGCCAAGCTGGGCGCCGGTTCCGAAGTGGTGTCTGTCGACATCGAACTGGACGCCGACACCTATTTCACGACCAACCTGCGCGTCATGCACGTCAGCCCGCTCAAGAACGAGCAGCCGGGCGGGCGGCTGGGCTGTGAAATGGATGGCCTGGACGGCACGGCCATGCGGTCGCTGCAGCGCTTCATCGACCAGACGCAAAAGCGCCGCCGCTCGATGGCCTGGACCGACATCTGA
- a CDS encoding DUF3683 domain-containing protein, with protein sequence MNAPLPLDLVAPPATARLREIPYNYTSFSDREIVQRLLGPQAWDMLNDLRGERRTGRSARMLYEVLGDIWVVRRNPYLQDDLLDNPKRRRALVEALEHRLREVQRRREPADSERDGKVGRLLDMARAAVQAFELEFSDTADLRRRALKTLGRITQRDNIKFDGLSRVSHVTDATDWRVEFPFVVLTPDTELEIAAMVRACIELGLTIIPRGGGTGYTGGAVPLTWKSAVINTEKLETLGDVELGPLPGVDKEVATIFSGAGVVTKRVSDAADKAGFVFAVDPTSAEASCVGGNVAMNAGGKKAVLWGTALDNLAWWRMVDPQGNWLEVTRLDHNLGKIHDVAVARFECKWSDGAHAPGERPLRSETLEIHGRVFRKEGLGKDVTDKFLSGLPGIQKEGTDGLITSARWVLHRMPKHVRTVCMEFFGQARDAIPSIVEIKNYLDGEGMARGAILAGLEHLDERYLRAVGYATKSKRGTLPKMVLIGDIVGDDDNAVAVAASEVVRLANTRHGEGFVAISPEARKKFWADRSRTAAIARHTNAFKLNEDVVIPLPRMGEYTDEIERINIELSTRNKLKLIDQLMPFFDGDLPLGKSEDGEGDKLSPEDLLGDRPVQALELLSAVRERWNWVLRNMDLPLADTLGEFARIGLGSMLPALQERLQRQPDARVFDVVQDRTVRISWRAELRAPLQRIFLGAAYLPILAKAQEIHDKVLKGRVFVALHMHAGDGNVHTNLPVNSDNYEMLQEANEAVVRIMDVARSLDGVISGEHGIGITKYEFLSDAELAPFQDYKRRVDPDNHFNAGKLMPGGDLRHAYTPSFNLMGHESLIMQQSHIGEISHAIKDCLRCGKCKPVCATHVPRANLLYSPRNKILATSLLVEAFLYEEQTRRGISIKHWEEFEDVADHCTVCHKCEKPCPVDIDFGDVSMKMRSLLRRMGKKSFNPGTTAAMFFLNAKDPRTINATRTAMVGIGYKAQRLANDLLGKFARKQTRLPPATVGKAPMREQVVHFINKKMPGGLPKQSARKLLDIEDAKYVPIIRNPQATSADTEAVFYFPGCGSERLFSQVGLATQAMLWHVGVQTVLPPGYLCCGYPQRGNGMEDKAEKIITDNRVLFHRMANTLNYLDIKTVVVSCGTCYDQLAGYEFEKIFPGCRLIDIHEYLLEKNVKLEGVTGTRYMYHDPCHTPMKLQEPMKTVKALVGPDVEKSDRCCGESGTLAVTRPDISTQVRFRKEEELRKGADKLRADGFDGDVKVLTSCPSCMQGLKRYNEDANLDADYIVVEIARHLLGKDWMENYVKVANDGGIERVLV encoded by the coding sequence ATGAACGCCCCGCTGCCTCTCGACCTCGTCGCCCCGCCCGCCACTGCCCGGCTGCGCGAAATCCCCTACAACTACACGTCGTTTTCCGATCGCGAGATCGTTCAGCGCCTGCTCGGGCCGCAAGCCTGGGACATGCTGAACGACCTGCGGGGAGAACGGCGCACGGGCCGATCGGCGCGCATGCTGTACGAAGTGCTGGGCGACATCTGGGTCGTGCGGCGCAATCCGTATCTGCAGGACGACCTGCTCGACAATCCCAAGCGCCGCCGCGCGCTGGTCGAAGCGCTGGAACACCGCCTGCGCGAAGTGCAGCGCCGCCGCGAACCCGCCGACAGCGAACGGGACGGCAAGGTGGGCCGCCTGCTCGACATGGCGCGTGCCGCGGTGCAGGCGTTCGAACTGGAGTTTTCCGACACGGCCGACCTGCGCCGCCGGGCGCTCAAAACGCTGGGCCGCATCACGCAGCGCGACAACATCAAGTTCGACGGCCTGTCGCGCGTGTCCCACGTGACCGACGCCACCGACTGGCGCGTGGAATTCCCGTTCGTTGTCCTGACGCCCGATACCGAACTCGAAATCGCCGCCATGGTGCGCGCCTGTATCGAGCTGGGTCTGACCATCATCCCGCGTGGGGGTGGCACGGGCTACACGGGCGGCGCGGTGCCGCTGACGTGGAAGTCGGCCGTCATCAACACCGAAAAGCTCGAAACCCTGGGTGACGTCGAACTCGGCCCGCTGCCGGGCGTCGACAAAGAAGTCGCCACGATCTTCTCGGGCGCGGGCGTGGTCACCAAACGCGTGTCCGACGCGGCCGACAAGGCAGGCTTCGTGTTCGCGGTCGACCCCACGTCGGCCGAAGCGTCCTGTGTGGGCGGCAACGTCGCCATGAACGCCGGCGGAAAAAAGGCCGTGTTGTGGGGCACCGCGCTCGACAACCTGGCCTGGTGGCGCATGGTGGACCCGCAAGGCAACTGGCTCGAAGTCACGCGCCTGGACCACAACCTGGGCAAGATCCACGACGTGGCGGTGGCCCGCTTCGAATGCAAATGGTCCGATGGCGCCCACGCTCCGGGCGAGCGCCCGCTGCGCAGCGAAACGCTTGAAATCCACGGCCGCGTGTTCCGCAAGGAAGGCCTGGGCAAGGACGTGACCGACAAGTTCCTGTCGGGCCTGCCGGGCATCCAGAAGGAAGGCACCGACGGCCTGATCACGTCGGCGCGCTGGGTGCTGCACCGCATGCCCAAGCACGTGCGGACGGTCTGCATGGAATTCTTCGGACAGGCGCGCGACGCCATTCCGTCGATCGTCGAAATCAAGAACTACCTGGACGGCGAAGGCATGGCGCGCGGCGCGATCCTGGCCGGCCTGGAACACCTGGACGAGCGCTATCTGCGCGCCGTGGGGTACGCGACCAAAAGCAAGCGCGGCACGCTGCCCAAGATGGTGCTGATCGGCGACATCGTCGGTGACGACGACAACGCCGTAGCCGTGGCCGCGTCCGAAGTCGTGCGCCTGGCCAACACGCGCCATGGCGAAGGGTTTGTTGCCATCAGCCCCGAAGCCCGCAAGAAGTTCTGGGCCGACCGCTCGCGCACCGCCGCCATCGCGCGCCACACCAACGCCTTCAAGCTGAACGAAGACGTGGTGATCCCGCTGCCGCGCATGGGCGAGTACACCGACGAAATCGAACGCATCAACATCGAACTGTCGACCCGCAACAAGCTCAAGCTGATCGATCAGCTGATGCCGTTCTTTGACGGCGATCTGCCCCTGGGCAAGAGCGAAGATGGCGAAGGCGACAAGCTGTCGCCAGAAGACCTGCTGGGCGACCGGCCGGTGCAGGCGCTGGAACTGCTGAGCGCCGTGCGCGAACGCTGGAACTGGGTCTTGCGCAACATGGACCTGCCGCTGGCCGATACGCTGGGCGAATTCGCCCGCATCGGCCTGGGCAGCATGCTGCCGGCCCTGCAGGAACGCCTGCAGCGCCAGCCCGACGCGCGGGTGTTCGACGTGGTGCAGGACCGCACGGTGCGCATTTCCTGGCGCGCCGAATTGCGCGCCCCGCTGCAGCGCATCTTCCTGGGCGCGGCCTATCTGCCGATCCTGGCCAAGGCGCAGGAAATCCACGACAAGGTGCTCAAGGGCCGCGTGTTCGTCGCGCTGCACATGCACGCTGGCGACGGCAACGTGCACACCAACCTGCCGGTCAACTCCGACAACTACGAGATGCTGCAGGAAGCCAACGAGGCCGTCGTGCGCATCATGGATGTGGCGCGGTCGCTGGACGGCGTGATTTCGGGTGAGCACGGCATCGGCATCACCAAGTACGAATTCCTGTCGGACGCCGAACTGGCGCCGTTCCAGGACTACAAGCGCCGCGTCGACCCCGACAACCACTTCAATGCCGGCAAGCTGATGCCGGGCGGCGACCTGCGTCACGCCTACACGCCCAGCTTCAACCTGATGGGCCACGAATCGCTCATCATGCAGCAGAGCCACATTGGCGAGATTTCCCACGCCATCAAGGACTGCCTGCGCTGCGGCAAGTGCAAGCCGGTGTGCGCGACCCACGTGCCGCGCGCCAACCTGCTGTATTCGCCCCGGAACAAGATCCTGGCCACGTCCTTGCTGGTCGAAGCCTTCCTGTACGAAGAGCAAACGCGCCGCGGCATCAGCATCAAGCACTGGGAAGAATTCGAAGACGTGGCCGACCACTGCACGGTCTGCCACAAATGCGAAAAGCCCTGTCCGGTCGATATCGACTTTGGCGACGTATCCATGAAGATGCGCAGCCTGCTGCGCCGCATGGGCAAGAAGTCGTTCAATCCGGGCACGACGGCGGCCATGTTCTTCCTGAACGCCAAGGATCCGCGCACCATCAACGCGACGCGCACGGCCATGGTCGGCATCGGCTACAAGGCCCAGCGCCTGGCCAATGACCTGCTCGGCAAGTTCGCGCGCAAGCAGACCAGGCTGCCGCCGGCCACGGTCGGCAAGGCGCCGATGCGCGAGCAGGTCGTGCACTTCATCAACAAGAAGATGCCGGGCGGCCTGCCCAAACAAAGCGCCCGCAAGCTGCTGGATATCGAAGACGCCAAGTACGTCCCGATCATCCGCAATCCGCAGGCGACCAGCGCCGACACCGAAGCCGTGTTCTATTTCCCGGGTTGCGGGTCCGAACGCCTGTTCTCGCAGGTGGGACTGGCCACCCAGGCCATGTTGTGGCACGTGGGCGTGCAGACCGTGCTGCCCCCGGGCTACCTGTGCTGCGGGTATCCGCAGCGCGGCAACGGCATGGAAGACAAGGCCGAAAAGATCATTACCGACAACCGCGTGCTCTTCCATCGCATGGCCAACACGCTGAACTACCTGGATATCAAGACGGTGGTGGTCAGCTGCGGCACCTGCTATGACCAGCTGGCCGGCTATGAATTCGAGAAGATCTTTCCGGGATGCCGCCTGATCGACATCCATGAATATCTGCTGGAAAAGAACGTCAAGCTGGAAGGGGTGACAGGCACGCGCTACATGTATCACGACCCCTGCCACACGCCCATGAAGCTGCAGGAGCCTATGAAGACGGTCAAGGCGCTGGTGGGCCCGGACGTCGAAAAAAGCGATCGCTGCTGTGGCGAGTCGGGCACGCTGGCCGTGACCCGGCCGGACATTTCCACGCAGGTGCGCTTTCGCAAGGAAGAAGAACTGCGCAAGGGCGCCGACAAGCTGCGTGCCGATGGCTTTGATGGCGACGTGAAGGTGCTGACGTCCTGCCCGTCCTGCATGCAGGGGCTCAAGCGTTACAACGAAGACGCCAACCTGGATGCCGACTACATCGTGGTCGAAATTGCCCGCCACCTGCTGGGCAAGGACTGGATGGAAAACTACGTGAAGGTCGCCAACGACGGGGGCATCGAGCGCGTGCTGGTGTAA
- a CDS encoding arsenate reductase, translating into MTSTTLYGLPNCDSCRNARKWLTAQGIAHDFVDYRQAPLPAATLQDWSAQVGGWKTLVNRSSTTWRNLPDPVKNPQTDDDWLALIAAQPTLVKRPVLQTPDGVVSVGFSEKSYNARFG; encoded by the coding sequence ATGACCTCGACCACGCTCTATGGCCTGCCCAACTGCGATTCCTGCCGGAACGCGCGCAAGTGGCTGACCGCCCAGGGCATTGCGCACGACTTTGTCGATTACCGCCAGGCGCCGCTGCCGGCCGCCACCCTGCAAGACTGGTCGGCCCAGGTCGGCGGATGGAAAACGCTGGTCAACCGATCGTCCACCACCTGGCGCAACCTGCCGGATCCCGTCAAAAATCCCCAGACCGATGACGACTGGCTGGCGCTGATCGCGGCGCAGCCGACCCTTGTCAAGCGGCCGGTGTTGCAGACGCCCGACGGCGTCGTCAGTGTGGGATTCTCCGAAAAAAGCTATAACGCACGGTTCGGCTGA
- a CDS encoding YqaA family protein, with the protein MEAWIQSSVNWLLTTLALPEVGLSAIFVVSLISATLLPLGSEPAVFGYVKISPEMFWYAVGTATLGNTVGGMISYWMGRAAKNGVDRLRHRHEAHRLAEGHHGPPRPIDHPHGDPGQHGRWHAHARRWLDRWGPKTLLLSWVPLVGDPLCAVAGWLKLDFWPSVLYMAIGKLARYITMTAALLWMFSPN; encoded by the coding sequence ATGGAAGCCTGGATCCAATCCTCCGTCAACTGGCTGCTCACCACCCTGGCCTTGCCCGAGGTCGGGCTGTCGGCAATTTTTGTCGTCAGCCTGATCTCGGCGACGCTGTTGCCGCTGGGTTCCGAGCCCGCCGTGTTCGGATATGTGAAAATATCGCCTGAGATGTTCTGGTACGCGGTCGGCACGGCCACCCTGGGCAATACGGTGGGCGGCATGATCAGCTACTGGATGGGCCGCGCCGCCAAGAACGGCGTGGACCGCCTGCGGCACCGCCACGAAGCGCACCGCCTGGCCGAAGGGCACCACGGGCCGCCGCGGCCGATCGATCACCCCCACGGGGATCCTGGGCAGCACGGCCGCTGGCACGCGCACGCCAGGCGCTGGCTGGATCGCTGGGGTCCCAAGACGCTGCTGCTGTCCTGGGTGCCACTGGTGGGCGATCCGCTGTGCGCCGTGGCCGGCTGGCTCAAGCTCGATTTCTGGCCAAGCGTGCTGTACATGGCGATTGGCAAGCTGGCCCGCTACATCACCATGACCGCAGCGTTGCTGTGGATGTTTTCGCCGAACTGA
- a CDS encoding Bug family tripartite tricarboxylate transporter substrate binding protein yields the protein MSYALPTRPAGRLPRITFLVAALAGVAAFAAAVPSYAQSDYPSKPIRLIVPYAAGGFADTRARLIGEQLGKALGQTVVVENKAGAGGVIGTDAIAKAAPDGYVIGMGNLAPLSVNPTLMKNLPYQPLKDLAPVVLIETGPLILSVANSVPAKSVQELIAMARKQPGKLAFGSSGVGGAHHLSGEMFKMQAKIDIVHVPYKGGNLAATDLLAGHIPMMFEMGYAALPSIKANKIRPLAVTSTKRLAVLPDVPTLAESGLTGFESYNWQGIVAPAGTPPAILKRLNTEINKLLDAGPLKTAIVDSGSQVGGGTPETFGAFIASESTKWSTLVKDADIRME from the coding sequence ATGTCTTACGCCCTCCCGACGCGCCCAGCCGGCCGTCTGCCTCGAATCACCTTTCTGGTTGCCGCACTGGCCGGCGTTGCCGCCTTCGCGGCGGCCGTTCCGTCCTACGCGCAAAGCGACTACCCCAGCAAGCCTATCCGCCTGATCGTCCCGTACGCGGCCGGCGGCTTTGCCGACACCCGCGCGCGCCTGATCGGCGAGCAGCTGGGCAAGGCCCTGGGCCAGACGGTCGTGGTGGAAAACAAGGCCGGCGCCGGTGGCGTGATCGGTACCGATGCGATCGCCAAGGCCGCGCCCGACGGCTACGTGATCGGCATGGGCAACCTGGCCCCGCTGTCGGTCAATCCCACCCTGATGAAGAATCTGCCCTACCAGCCGCTGAAAGACCTGGCCCCCGTGGTGCTGATCGAAACCGGTCCGCTGATCCTGAGCGTGGCCAATTCGGTTCCCGCCAAGTCGGTGCAGGAACTGATCGCCATGGCCAGGAAGCAGCCGGGCAAGCTGGCCTTCGGGTCGTCGGGCGTGGGTGGCGCGCACCATCTGTCGGGCGAAATGTTCAAGATGCAGGCCAAGATCGACATCGTTCACGTGCCTTACAAGGGCGGCAACCTGGCCGCGACCGACCTCTTGGCCGGCCACATCCCCATGATGTTCGAGATGGGCTACGCGGCGCTGCCGTCGATCAAGGCCAACAAGATCCGGCCGCTGGCGGTCACGTCCACCAAACGCCTGGCCGTGCTGCCCGACGTGCCGACCCTGGCCGAGTCCGGCCTGACCGGGTTCGAGTCGTATAACTGGCAGGGCATCGTGGCCCCGGCCGGCACGCCGCCAGCGATCCTGAAGCGCCTGAACACCGAGATCAACAAGCTGCTTGACGCCGGTCCGCTCAAAACGGCCATTGTCGATTCGGGCAGCCAGGTCGGGGGCGGCACGCCCGAGACCTTCGGCGCCTTCATCGCCAGCGAATCGACCAAGTGGTCGACGCTGGTGAAAGACGCCGACATCCGGATGGAGTGA